In Pseudonocardia sp. C8, one genomic interval encodes:
- a CDS encoding RidA family protein encodes MTGTTDIELINPDTLAKPSGFTHAVRHADTVHLSGQTAMDASGAIVDGDIVDQFRQALSNVLAALRAAGSEPSDLLSVRIYLTDIPGYQARGKEIGAVWKELCGRTYPAMTGVGVTALWQPEAMIEIEAVAARRA; translated from the coding sequence ATGACCGGAACCACCGACATCGAGCTCATCAACCCGGACACGCTGGCGAAGCCGTCCGGCTTCACCCACGCCGTCCGGCACGCCGACACCGTCCACCTCTCCGGCCAGACCGCGATGGACGCGAGCGGGGCCATCGTCGACGGCGACATCGTCGACCAGTTCCGTCAGGCCCTGTCCAACGTGCTCGCCGCGCTGCGGGCCGCCGGTTCGGAACCGTCCGACCTGCTGTCGGTGCGGATCTACCTGACCGACATCCCCGGATACCAGGCCCGCGGCAAGGAGATCGGCGCCGTCTGGAAGGAGCTGTGCGGGCGGACCTACCCGGCGATGACGGGGGTCGGGGTCACGGCGCTGTGGCAGCCCGAGGCGATGATCGAGATCGAGGCGGTCGCGGCGCGCCGGGCCTGA
- a CDS encoding thiolase family protein: MTAVVTGAYEVPYSRHPDPGCSTGGLLAGAVLGAVRAAGIDLDRVDGLGLSSFTLRPDHAVDLAWRMGLTLRWLVEDPHGGASGINLLMLARRAVEAGDADCIVLVAGDRFGPADFADLVDNYNTATRDHLAPLGFGGPNAAFAQLTTRHARATGLTETDYARIPVAQRRWAGRNPGAVYRDPMTVEDYLAAPVVTTPLRRLDCVPVVSGADAIVVERDADAAGRPRARVRALAGRHNPDQQDGDGLQTGLAHVRDRLWDGAGVGPEDLDLAGVYDDYPVMALIQLADLGCVPGDDLRAFLHDRIDRAGWPLNTSGGQLSAGQAGAAGGMHFLVEAVLQLQGRAGDRQVPDARHALVTGYGMVLYRYGAMANAVVLEAGR, from the coding sequence ATGACCGCCGTCGTCACGGGTGCCTACGAGGTCCCCTACAGCAGGCATCCCGATCCCGGTTGCTCGACCGGCGGGCTGCTCGCCGGGGCGGTGCTCGGTGCGGTGCGTGCCGCGGGGATCGACCTGGACCGGGTGGACGGGCTGGGCCTGAGCAGCTTCACCCTCCGGCCGGACCACGCCGTCGACCTGGCCTGGCGGATGGGGCTGACCCTGCGCTGGCTGGTCGAGGACCCGCACGGCGGCGCGAGCGGGATCAACCTGCTCATGCTGGCCCGCCGCGCGGTGGAGGCCGGGGACGCCGACTGCATCGTCCTGGTGGCGGGTGACCGTTTCGGACCCGCCGACTTCGCCGACCTGGTGGACAACTACAACACCGCGACCCGCGACCACCTCGCACCGCTCGGCTTCGGCGGGCCGAACGCCGCGTTCGCCCAGCTCACGACCCGGCACGCGCGGGCGACCGGCCTCACCGAGACCGACTACGCCCGGATCCCGGTCGCCCAGCGCCGGTGGGCCGGCCGGAACCCCGGCGCCGTCTACCGCGACCCGATGACCGTCGAGGACTACCTCGCGGCCCCGGTCGTGACCACCCCGCTGCGCCGGCTCGACTGCGTGCCGGTCGTGTCCGGGGCCGACGCGATCGTCGTCGAACGCGACGCGGACGCCGCCGGCCGCCCGCGGGCCCGGGTCCGGGCGCTGGCCGGGCGGCACAACCCCGACCAGCAGGACGGCGACGGCCTGCAGACCGGGCTCGCGCACGTCCGGGACCGGCTGTGGGACGGCGCCGGTGTCGGTCCGGAGGACCTCGACCTCGCCGGCGTCTACGACGACTACCCGGTGATGGCGCTGATCCAGCTCGCCGACCTCGGCTGCGTCCCCGGTGACGACCTGCGGGCCTTCCTGCACGACCGGATCGACCGCGCGGGCTGGCCGCTCAACACCTCGGGCGGCCAGCTGTCCGCCGGGCAGGCCGGAGCCGCGGGCGGCATGCACTTCCTGGTCGAGGCCGTGCTGCAGCTCCAGGGCCGGGCCGGGGACCGCCAGGTTCCGGACGCCCGGCACGCGCTCGTGACCGGCTACGGCATGGTCCTGTACCGATACGGGGCGATGGCCAACGCCGTGGTGCTGGAGGCCGGCCGCTGA
- a CDS encoding dihydrofolate reductase family protein, which produces MGKVLMGAVVSLDGFVAAEDDGVGPLFDWYGNGDVEVTLGDPDRVFRVSAASAAYIRSEWSGVRATVIGRRLFDITNGWGGVPAAGEHVFVVTHQVPADWPYPDAPFTFVTDGVASAIAQAQAFAGDGDVSVTAGDVGGQALALGLVDEVHSDLVPVVFGSGKRFYGSFTGGPQLLEDPRVVVEGDRVLHLVHPVRR; this is translated from the coding sequence ATGGGCAAGGTACTGATGGGAGCGGTGGTCTCGCTCGACGGCTTCGTCGCCGCCGAGGACGACGGCGTCGGACCGCTGTTCGACTGGTACGGCAACGGCGACGTCGAGGTGACCCTCGGCGATCCCGACCGGGTGTTCCGGGTGAGCGCGGCCAGCGCCGCCTACATCCGGTCCGAATGGTCGGGCGTGCGCGCGACCGTGATCGGGCGCCGGCTGTTCGACATCACGAACGGCTGGGGCGGTGTGCCCGCAGCGGGGGAGCACGTCTTCGTCGTCACCCACCAGGTGCCGGCGGACTGGCCGTACCCGGACGCGCCGTTCACCTTCGTCACCGACGGCGTGGCGAGCGCGATCGCGCAGGCGCAGGCGTTCGCCGGTGACGGGGACGTCTCGGTCACCGCAGGGGACGTCGGTGGACAGGCCCTCGCACTCGGACTGGTGGACGAGGTGCACTCGGACCTCGTCCCGGTCGTGTTCGGCAGCGGCAAGCGGTTCTACGGCTCGTTCACCGGCGGCCCGCAGCTGCTCGAGGACCCGCGCGTCGTCGTCGAGGGCGACCGGGTCCTGCACCTGGTCCACCCGGTCCGCCGGTGA
- a CDS encoding MarR family winged helix-turn-helix transcriptional regulator, whose product MSSLTDRPSFLLSQLGFHVAAEFGRRLEPLDLRPRQFGMLTYLSAGGNVTQQELGARLGIHRNVVVGLIDDLERRGLAERRKHPDDRRAHAVRLTDLGRELLGHAERIADELDAELLGDDDRQALLHLLHRAAARAGLQHGVHPGLQAGPGNAPGAC is encoded by the coding sequence GTGAGTTCCTTGACGGACCGGCCCAGCTTCCTGCTGTCGCAGCTCGGCTTCCACGTCGCCGCGGAGTTCGGCCGGCGGCTGGAACCCCTGGACCTCCGGCCGCGCCAGTTCGGGATGCTGACCTACCTGTCGGCCGGCGGGAACGTGACCCAGCAGGAGCTCGGTGCCCGGCTCGGCATCCACCGCAACGTCGTGGTCGGCCTGATCGACGACCTGGAGCGGCGTGGGCTCGCCGAACGCCGCAAGCACCCGGACGACCGCCGCGCGCACGCCGTCCGGCTCACCGACCTCGGGCGCGAGCTCCTCGGGCACGCCGAGCGGATCGCCGACGAGCTCGACGCCGAACTGCTCGGCGACGACGACCGGCAGGCGCTCCTGCACCTGCTCCACCGCGCGGCCGCGCGGGCGGGGCTGCAGCACGGCGTCCACCCCGGACTGCAGGCCGGACCCGGGAACGCGCCCGGAGCGTGCTGA
- a CDS encoding indolepyruvate oxidoreductase subunit beta family protein yields the protein MPTVMPAPAETGSWYTGARPITIAVLAMGGEGGGVLADWIVAVAERAGHHAQSTSVAGVAQRTGATVYYVELYPPTSDVDGSGRPEPVLSVFPSPGEVDVVVASELMECGRAVQRGFATPDRTTLIASTNRVYSIDEKMHPGDGRVDSAQLLAAAAQAAKRLVAADFAAIAAEHRSVISAALFGAVAGSGALPFTREQCERAIRDAGKGVEASLAAFAGGFDAARSALDRPSGAPAEGAPDAGAGTGPVPVELAPPPRRPAPVDITIGPRPVSPEEEKAREEARRNAIAASDPESLVGPDLRPLARAVAGLPAAARSTVLHGLVRTGLYQDVDYARRYLDRVRAFAAADPDPGGDARLTTAAARHLALWMCYQDTIQVALQKTRRQRLERVRAEAHASRAQVSQVREYLHPQSEEITDTLPYRLGKILRRSRAFTRAVDRATRDGMVLNTTSATGYTMLSTMARLRPLRPRSLRFVEEQGAIEDWMSLALDVAGTDTALAGEIVECQQVLKGYGATYAHGNDSFALLMGAARRLRGTDDAAAVLARLRSAAQADEDGAALRAQLSGAGLPTTPDTRKKRTRS from the coding sequence ATGCCCACCGTCATGCCCGCGCCTGCGGAGACCGGTTCGTGGTACACCGGCGCCCGCCCGATCACGATCGCCGTGCTCGCCATGGGCGGCGAGGGCGGCGGCGTGCTCGCCGACTGGATCGTCGCCGTCGCCGAGCGGGCCGGCCACCACGCGCAGTCGACGTCGGTCGCCGGTGTCGCGCAGCGCACCGGGGCGACCGTGTACTACGTCGAGCTGTACCCGCCGACGTCCGACGTGGACGGTTCCGGGCGGCCGGAGCCGGTGCTGAGCGTGTTCCCGTCGCCGGGCGAGGTCGACGTCGTCGTCGCGTCCGAGCTGATGGAGTGCGGTCGCGCGGTGCAGCGCGGGTTCGCCACCCCGGACCGGACGACGCTGATCGCCTCGACCAACCGGGTCTACTCGATCGACGAGAAGATGCACCCGGGGGACGGCCGGGTCGACTCCGCGCAGCTCCTGGCGGCCGCCGCTCAAGCCGCGAAACGGCTCGTCGCGGCCGACTTCGCCGCGATCGCCGCGGAGCACCGCAGCGTGATCTCCGCGGCCCTGTTCGGCGCGGTCGCCGGCTCGGGCGCGCTGCCGTTCACCCGCGAGCAGTGCGAGCGGGCGATCCGCGACGCGGGCAAGGGGGTCGAGGCCAGCCTCGCCGCGTTCGCCGGAGGGTTCGACGCGGCGCGGTCGGCGCTCGACCGGCCGTCCGGTGCTCCCGCCGAGGGCGCGCCGGACGCGGGAGCCGGAACGGGACCCGTTCCGGTCGAGCTCGCGCCCCCGCCGCGCCGCCCCGCGCCGGTCGACATCACGATCGGCCCGCGACCGGTGTCGCCGGAGGAGGAGAAGGCGAGGGAGGAGGCCCGCCGGAACGCGATCGCCGCGTCCGACCCGGAGTCCCTCGTCGGACCGGACCTGCGCCCGCTCGCCCGCGCCGTGGCCGGCCTTCCCGCGGCGGCCCGGTCGACGGTCCTGCACGGGCTCGTCCGCACCGGCCTCTACCAGGACGTCGACTACGCCCGGCGCTACCTCGACCGCGTCCGCGCGTTCGCCGCCGCCGACCCGGATCCGGGCGGCGACGCCCGGCTCACCACCGCGGCGGCCCGGCACCTGGCGCTGTGGATGTGCTACCAGGACACGATCCAGGTGGCGCTGCAGAAGACCCGCCGGCAGCGGCTCGAGCGGGTCCGCGCCGAGGCACACGCATCACGGGCGCAGGTGAGCCAGGTCCGGGAGTACCTGCACCCGCAGTCCGAGGAGATCACCGACACGCTGCCCTACCGGCTGGGGAAGATCCTGCGCCGGTCGCGGGCGTTCACCCGCGCCGTCGACCGCGCCACCCGGGACGGGATGGTCCTCAACACGACGTCGGCCACCGGCTACACGATGCTGTCCACGATGGCCCGGCTGCGACCGCTGCGCCCGCGTTCGCTGCGCTTCGTGGAGGAGCAGGGCGCGATCGAGGACTGGATGTCGCTCGCGCTCGACGTCGCCGGAACCGATACCGCGCTGGCCGGCGAGATCGTCGAATGCCAGCAGGTCCTCAAGGGCTACGGCGCCACCTACGCACACGGCAACGACAGCTTCGCCCTGCTCATGGGCGCGGCCCGGCGGCTGCGCGGGACCGACGACGCCGCCGCGGTGCTCGCCCGGCTCCGCTCCGCCGCCCAGGCCGACGAGGACGGCGCCGCGCTGCGCGCGCAGCTGTCCGGCGCCGGCCTCCCCACGACCCCCGACACGAGGAAGAAGAGGACCAGGTCATGA
- a CDS encoding PaaX family transcriptional regulator C-terminal domain-containing protein gives MTTVADALEPGEGRDGSLSELTAVPPPRRLIVSVYGLYSRERGGALSVASLVRLLGDLGVDGQAVRSAVSRLKRRGLLEPERVGGAAGYRLSAAASDLLAEGDERIFSRRRAGADEGWLLVAFSVPESARDQRHQLRSLLIRLGLGTVAPGLWVAPAHLEAETSHALERAGLRGYTELFRSRHVAGRPLHETVASWWDLEALEAQYAAFLEQQEPVLRKWQSSEGTPAQAFADFVTLVTVWRRLPYLDPGLPLEALPDNWVGSRAEELFGSLRARLAGPAREHVGRVLGS, from the coding sequence GTGACGACAGTCGCCGATGCGCTAGAGCCGGGTGAGGGCCGCGACGGATCCCTGAGCGAGCTGACCGCCGTCCCCCCGCCACGCCGGCTCATCGTGAGCGTCTACGGCCTGTACTCCCGCGAGCGCGGTGGCGCGCTGTCGGTCGCGTCGCTGGTCCGCCTGCTCGGCGACCTCGGGGTCGACGGCCAGGCGGTCCGCTCGGCGGTGTCCCGCCTGAAACGGCGCGGGCTGCTCGAACCGGAGCGGGTCGGCGGCGCGGCCGGGTACCGGCTGTCGGCGGCGGCGTCCGACCTCCTCGCCGAGGGCGACGAGCGGATCTTCTCCCGCCGCCGGGCCGGCGCGGACGAGGGCTGGCTGCTGGTCGCGTTCTCGGTGCCGGAGAGCGCGCGCGACCAGCGCCACCAGCTGCGGAGCCTGCTGATCCGGCTGGGGCTGGGCACCGTCGCGCCCGGCCTGTGGGTGGCCCCGGCACACCTGGAGGCGGAGACCTCGCACGCCCTGGAACGGGCCGGCCTGCGCGGCTACACCGAGCTGTTCCGCAGCCGGCACGTGGCGGGCCGGCCGCTGCACGAGACGGTCGCCTCGTGGTGGGACCTCGAGGCCCTCGAAGCCCAGTACGCGGCGTTCCTGGAGCAGCAGGAGCCGGTCCTGCGGAAATGGCAGTCCTCCGAGGGGACGCCCGCGCAGGCGTTCGCCGACTTCGTCACGCTGGTGACGGTGTGGCGGCGGCTGCCCTACCTCGACCCCGGCCTGCCGCTGGAGGCGCTGCCCGACAACTGGGTCGGCAGCCGGGCCGAGGAGCTGTTCGGGAGCCTGCGCGCCCGGCTGGCCGGCCCGGCCCGCGAGCACGTCGGCCGGGTCCTCGGCTCCTGA
- a CDS encoding nitroreductase/quinone reductase family protein → MTTTTGPLQKYVDAAMRRLLRSPLHGVLSRKIMLLEVTGRKSGRRYTIPIAYGEHGHEVLIGVAEARWLHNLTPDRPVTATVRGRRRELYPQRVTDEDTVAALYPHIVAGNRAHARFQQLRVGPDGSVHRDDLRRALARGLALIRLRPA, encoded by the coding sequence ATGACCACCACGACCGGCCCGCTGCAGAAGTACGTCGACGCCGCGATGCGGAGGCTGCTGCGGTCGCCCCTGCACGGCGTCCTGAGCCGGAAGATCATGTTGCTCGAGGTCACCGGACGGAAGAGCGGCAGGCGCTACACCATCCCGATCGCCTACGGCGAGCACGGCCACGAGGTGCTGATCGGGGTCGCGGAAGCGAGGTGGCTGCACAACCTGACGCCCGACCGGCCGGTCACGGCGACGGTACGGGGCCGCCGCCGCGAGCTGTACCCGCAGCGGGTGACCGACGAGGACACCGTCGCCGCCCTGTACCCGCACATCGTCGCGGGCAACCGGGCGCACGCCCGGTTCCAGCAGCTGCGGGTCGGCCCCGACGGCTCGGTCCACCGTGACGACCTGCGCCGCGCGCTCGCCCGCGGCCTGGCCCTGATCCGTCTGCGGCCCGCATGA
- a CDS encoding cyclase family protein: MTSTTGTDVLHDLTSVLRDGLLDVVDLTTPLSADTPTLQLPAPYANLIDFSLEEVSAFDGGGPLWRHHNIHTGEHVGTHLDAPRHWISHADGDDVASVPVTRLVGPAMVVDRSADAARDPDFLLEVDHLREWEAEHGPLRAGGWLLYRTGWESRGGDRDAFLNVVDGVSRTPGISAECARWLAEETPVAGFGVETVGIDAGNGFSLDPPMPAHHHLLANDRYGVTSLRNLGLLPATGAVVVVAPLPIVGGTGSPARVLAFVPGRG, from the coding sequence GTGACATCCACGACCGGGACCGACGTCCTGCACGACCTGACCTCCGTGTTGCGGGACGGCCTGCTGGACGTCGTCGACCTGACGACCCCGCTGAGCGCCGACACACCCACCCTGCAGCTGCCCGCCCCGTACGCGAACCTGATCGACTTCAGCCTCGAGGAGGTCAGCGCGTTCGACGGCGGCGGCCCCCTCTGGCGGCACCACAACATCCACACCGGGGAGCACGTCGGTACCCACCTCGACGCGCCCCGGCACTGGATCTCGCACGCCGACGGTGACGACGTGGCCTCGGTCCCGGTGACCCGCCTGGTCGGCCCGGCAATGGTCGTCGACCGCTCCGCCGACGCTGCCCGCGACCCGGATTTCCTGCTCGAGGTCGACCACCTCCGGGAGTGGGAGGCCGAGCACGGTCCGCTCCGCGCGGGCGGCTGGTTGCTCTACCGCACCGGTTGGGAATCCCGCGGGGGCGACCGCGACGCGTTCCTCAACGTCGTCGACGGTGTGTCCCGCACCCCCGGGATCTCGGCCGAGTGCGCACGCTGGCTCGCCGAGGAGACTCCCGTCGCCGGCTTCGGGGTGGAGACGGTCGGGATCGACGCCGGGAACGGGTTCTCCCTCGACCCGCCGATGCCGGCCCACCACCACCTGCTCGCGAACGACCGGTACGGCGTCACGTCGCTGCGCAACCTCGGGCTCCTGCCGGCCACCGGCGCCGTCGTGGTGGTCGCGCCGCTGCCGATCGTCGGGGGCACCGGGAGCCCGGCCCGGGTGCTGGCGTTCGTCCCGGGCCGGGGATGA
- a CDS encoding MFS transporter, with translation MSTPSRPPTPPPSTSRYGVASVVGNALEWYDFFLYATAASIVFGPLFFPTTGDPLIGTLASLAGLTVGFMARPLGGVIFGHIGDRFSRRSALVATLAIMGVATFAIGLLPTYETAGVLAPALLVVLRVLQGTAAGGEWGGAVLMISENVPAERRGFLSAWSQAGLALGFVLSSGVFLLTQVMLGDEAFLAWGWRVPFLVSVVVVGAGIYIRFRIPAEHGGHDTSAQDAPPRLPVVEVFRTQRRSLLLAMALRVAENGGSYIFLTFALVYGKHVGVPQELLLLGVMTSMTAAIGTMLFFGHLSDRVGRGPVYLGGATGLALLAFPFFWMIDTGMPAVVLLAFFLGNGLCHAAMIGTQPAFFTELFSREVRYSGLSLAHELAAVFAGGLSPLIATALLATTGSSVPVALYVIGLALVTIVALLVTWRSAGLTGRRPGPAVRDPEPAR, from the coding sequence GTGAGCACTCCGTCCCGCCCGCCCACACCGCCCCCGTCGACCAGCCGGTACGGCGTCGCCTCCGTCGTCGGGAACGCGCTGGAGTGGTACGACTTCTTCCTCTACGCGACCGCCGCGTCGATCGTCTTCGGCCCGCTGTTCTTCCCGACGACCGGTGACCCGCTGATCGGCACCCTCGCCTCGCTCGCGGGGCTCACGGTCGGCTTCATGGCCCGCCCGCTGGGCGGCGTGATCTTCGGCCACATCGGGGACCGGTTCAGCAGGCGCAGCGCCCTGGTCGCCACGCTGGCGATCATGGGTGTCGCGACGTTCGCGATCGGCCTCCTGCCCACCTACGAGACGGCCGGGGTCCTGGCGCCGGCGCTGCTGGTCGTGCTGCGCGTGCTGCAGGGCACGGCCGCGGGCGGCGAGTGGGGCGGCGCGGTGCTGATGATCAGCGAGAACGTGCCGGCGGAACGCCGCGGGTTCCTCTCGGCCTGGAGCCAGGCCGGCCTCGCGCTCGGCTTCGTCCTGTCGTCGGGTGTCTTCCTGCTCACCCAGGTGATGCTCGGCGACGAGGCGTTCCTCGCCTGGGGATGGCGGGTTCCGTTCCTGGTCAGCGTGGTCGTGGTCGGGGCCGGGATCTACATCCGGTTCCGGATCCCGGCCGAGCACGGCGGCCACGACACCTCCGCACAGGACGCCCCGCCGCGGCTGCCCGTCGTCGAGGTGTTCCGCACGCAGCGGCGCAGCCTGCTGCTGGCGATGGCGCTGCGGGTCGCCGAGAACGGCGGGTCCTACATCTTCCTGACCTTCGCCCTCGTCTACGGCAAGCACGTCGGGGTGCCCCAGGAGCTGCTCCTGCTGGGAGTCATGACCTCGATGACGGCCGCGATCGGCACGATGCTGTTCTTCGGCCACCTCTCCGACCGCGTCGGGCGCGGCCCGGTCTACCTCGGCGGGGCCACCGGCCTGGCACTGCTCGCCTTCCCGTTCTTCTGGATGATCGACACCGGGATGCCGGCCGTGGTCCTGCTCGCGTTCTTCCTCGGCAACGGGTTGTGCCACGCGGCGATGATCGGCACGCAGCCCGCGTTCTTCACCGAGCTCTTCAGCCGGGAGGTGCGCTACTCGGGCCTGTCGCTGGCCCACGAGCTGGCCGCGGTGTTCGCGGGCGGGTTGTCCCCGCTCATCGCCACCGCCCTGCTCGCGACGACCGGCAGCTCGGTGCCGGTGGCGCTGTACGTGATCGGCCTGGCACTGGTGACGATCGTGGCGCTGCTGGTCACGTGGCGGTCGGCCGGCCTCACCGGCCGCCGACCGGGGCCCGCGGTCCGCGACCCCGAACCGGCGCGCTGA
- a CDS encoding indolepyruvate ferredoxin oxidoreductase subunit alpha codes for MAERSFAAEVQKLRAGAGETLHVEGILAVTKALLQSGVAYVGGYQGAPISHLMDVLGDAREILDELDVRFENSASEATAAAMLAASVHHPLRGAITFKSPVGTNVASDALANLASGGVTGGALVILGEDYGEGSSIMQERSHAFAMKSQMWLLDPRPNTTAIVDAVEAGFELSEASHTPVFLELRLRSCHLHGGFVAKDNRRPPMTVAEAADDPRRSVDRIVLPPASFAHEKEKLEQRWPKAVQFIRERGMNEVFPGSPEASEVGILVQGGLYNTLNRSMELLGCSDAFGRTRVPTYVMNVTYPVVDSEIIEFCSGKRAVIMVEEGQPDYIEQNLHAILRRAGVTTVLHGKDMLAASGEYTSQVVTRGLDEFLTKYTPDVVTHRPSLLLDPADPRSPLAPRVAAEVVRPRPPGLCTGCPERPIFSGLKLAERETGQHQISADIGCHLFAINAPFDIGATTMGYGMGAAGASALAGGKSSQRPVSIMGDGGFWHNGLVSGVGNAVFNKSDQVMVVVDNDYAAATGGQDVLSSHAESERRSTRHPIEKAARGLGITRATTIDHTYDVQRVKDAFLAAFRRKESGPELLVMQSECQLNRQRRVKSERAAKLKRGERVVRERFGVDPETCTGDHACIRISGCPSLTITDNPDPLRTDPIATVLDSCVGCGVCGNNAHAAVLCPSFYRTDVVDNPTVSERLLARLRSWWISLASRGIEARAARMEA; via the coding sequence ATGGCCGAACGGTCCTTCGCCGCCGAGGTGCAGAAGCTGCGCGCCGGCGCGGGCGAGACCCTGCACGTCGAGGGGATCCTGGCCGTGACGAAGGCGCTGCTGCAGTCCGGCGTCGCCTACGTCGGCGGCTACCAGGGTGCCCCCATCTCGCACCTGATGGACGTCCTCGGTGACGCCCGCGAGATCCTCGACGAGCTCGACGTCCGGTTCGAGAACTCCGCCTCCGAGGCGACCGCGGCCGCGATGCTCGCCGCCTCGGTGCACCACCCGCTGCGCGGCGCGATCACGTTCAAGTCCCCGGTCGGCACCAACGTCGCCTCCGACGCGCTGGCCAACCTCGCCTCCGGAGGCGTGACCGGCGGCGCACTGGTGATCCTCGGCGAGGACTACGGCGAGGGTTCGTCGATCATGCAGGAGCGCTCGCACGCGTTCGCGATGAAGTCGCAGATGTGGCTGCTCGACCCACGGCCGAACACGACCGCGATCGTCGACGCCGTCGAGGCCGGCTTCGAGCTGTCCGAGGCGTCGCACACCCCGGTGTTCCTGGAGCTGCGGCTGCGGTCCTGTCACCTGCACGGCGGGTTCGTCGCCAAGGACAACCGGCGACCGCCGATGACCGTCGCCGAGGCCGCCGACGACCCGCGGCGGTCCGTCGACCGGATCGTGCTGCCGCCGGCGAGCTTCGCCCACGAGAAGGAGAAGCTGGAACAGCGCTGGCCGAAGGCCGTCCAGTTCATCCGCGAGCGCGGGATGAACGAGGTCTTCCCCGGTTCCCCGGAGGCGTCCGAGGTCGGGATCCTCGTCCAGGGCGGGCTGTACAACACGCTGAACCGGTCGATGGAGCTGCTCGGCTGCTCCGACGCGTTCGGTCGCACCCGGGTCCCGACCTACGTCATGAACGTGACCTACCCGGTCGTCGACTCGGAGATCATCGAGTTCTGCTCCGGCAAGCGTGCCGTGATCATGGTGGAGGAGGGCCAGCCCGACTACATCGAGCAGAACCTGCACGCGATCCTGCGCCGCGCCGGGGTGACCACGGTGCTGCACGGCAAGGACATGCTCGCGGCCTCGGGGGAGTACACCTCGCAGGTCGTGACCCGCGGCCTGGACGAGTTCCTGACCAAGTACACCCCGGACGTCGTCACCCACCGGCCGTCGCTGCTGCTCGACCCGGCCGACCCGCGCAGCCCGCTCGCCCCACGGGTCGCCGCCGAGGTCGTCCGGCCGCGGCCGCCCGGCCTGTGCACCGGCTGCCCGGAACGGCCGATCTTCTCCGGGCTGAAGCTGGCCGAGCGGGAGACCGGGCAGCACCAGATCTCCGCGGACATCGGCTGCCACCTGTTCGCGATCAACGCGCCCTTCGACATCGGGGCGACGACGATGGGCTACGGGATGGGCGCGGCCGGAGCCTCCGCGCTGGCCGGCGGGAAGTCGTCGCAACGCCCCGTCTCGATCATGGGCGACGGCGGGTTCTGGCACAACGGGCTGGTCTCGGGCGTCGGGAACGCGGTGTTCAACAAGTCCGACCAGGTGATGGTGGTCGTCGACAACGACTACGCGGCCGCCACCGGCGGGCAGGACGTGCTGAGCTCGCACGCCGAGTCCGAGCGCCGCTCGACGCGGCACCCGATCGAGAAGGCCGCCCGCGGCCTCGGGATCACCCGCGCGACCACGATCGACCACACCTACGACGTTCAGCGGGTCAAGGACGCCTTCCTGGCCGCGTTCCGCCGCAAGGAGTCCGGTCCCGAGCTGCTGGTCATGCAGTCCGAGTGCCAGCTGAACCGGCAGCGGCGGGTGAAGTCCGAGCGCGCCGCGAAGCTGAAGCGCGGCGAGCGCGTCGTCCGGGAGCGGTTCGGCGTCGACCCGGAGACCTGCACCGGCGACCACGCCTGCATCCGGATCTCCGGATGCCCGTCGCTGACGATCACCGACAACCCGGATCCACTGCGGACCGATCCGATCGCGACGGTGCTCGACAGCTGCGTCGGCTGCGGGGTCTGCGGTAACAACGCGCACGCCGCGGTGCTCTGCCCGTCGTTCTACCGCACCGACGTCGTCGACAACCCCACCGTCTCGGAGCGGCTGCTGGCCCGGCTCCGGTCGTGGTGGATCTCGCTCGCGTCCCGGGGCATCGAGGCCCGGGCCGCCCGGATGGAGGCCTGA
- a CDS encoding GntR family transcriptional regulator has protein sequence MTEVPPVLDRPTEVPAGRPGRLVEQVHARLRRAVLDGELEVGERLRDSVLAEQLGVSRAPVREALRMLEQSGLLLKPPNRSYVIARFTESDIRELARMRVGHETLAVRVVVRERLSLGPAAAALEDLRVAADSRVEATVIAADRAFHEALVACARQARLDASYGALRDQVELAMRQTDAYGRGREGLVRRHADLLGTLRGAVAAGDPQVAMEQLERHILEGMACPDAL, from the coding sequence ATGACTGAGGTTCCTCCTGTGCTCGACCGCCCGACCGAGGTGCCGGCCGGCCGGCCCGGCCGCCTCGTCGAGCAGGTGCACGCGCGGTTGCGCCGCGCGGTGCTCGACGGGGAGCTGGAGGTCGGGGAGCGGCTGCGCGACTCCGTGCTCGCCGAACAGCTCGGGGTGAGCCGGGCGCCGGTGCGCGAGGCGCTGCGCATGCTCGAGCAGTCCGGGTTGCTGCTCAAGCCGCCGAACCGCTCCTACGTCATCGCGCGGTTCACCGAGTCCGACATCCGCGAGCTCGCCCGGATGCGGGTCGGGCACGAGACCCTGGCGGTCCGGGTCGTGGTGCGCGAGCGGCTCTCGCTCGGTCCGGCCGCGGCAGCGCTCGAGGACCTGCGCGTGGCGGCGGACTCCCGGGTCGAGGCGACGGTCATCGCCGCCGACCGGGCGTTCCACGAGGCGCTCGTCGCCTGTGCCCGCCAGGCCCGGCTGGACGCGTCCTACGGCGCCCTGCGGGACCAGGTCGAGCTCGCGATGCGGCAGACCGATGCCTACGGCCGAGGCCGTGAGGGGCTGGTGCGGCGGCACGCGGACCTGCTCGGGACGCTGCGCGGGGCCGTGGCCGCCGGTGATCCGCAGGTCGCGATGGAACAACTCGAGCGGCACATCCTGGAAGGGATGGCCTGCCCGGACGCGCTCTGA